A window of the Deinococcus sp. KNUC1210 genome harbors these coding sequences:
- a CDS encoding NAD(P)-dependent oxidoreductase, giving the protein MTHVVLTGAAGRAGRAVLADLLAHGYDVTAVDLQPVPLPEGEFSGTLRGRLRADLTDLGETVEVMAGADVVVHLANIPAPGLQAAHRTLVQNVSMNHAVFTAAVMQRVSRVVWASSETTLGLPFDQPPRYAPVDEAHYPHPESSYALSKVLTETMAEDAARHSGLPFVALRFSNILGPAEYRTFPSSAWADVQARRWNLWGYIDERDAALAVRLALTAPLKGASSFIIAAADTVMPVPSSTLMAQVFPDVPLSGALEGFQTLLSIDHAREHLGFEPQHSWRHTLTEDGRVR; this is encoded by the coding sequence ATGACGCACGTGGTTCTGACCGGGGCCGCAGGACGCGCTGGCCGGGCTGTCCTGGCCGATCTTCTGGCACACGGCTACGACGTCACCGCCGTCGATCTCCAGCCTGTTCCGCTGCCGGAGGGCGAGTTCTCGGGCACGCTGCGCGGGCGACTGCGGGCCGACCTGACCGATCTGGGCGAAACAGTCGAGGTCATGGCCGGGGCCGACGTGGTGGTGCATCTCGCCAACATCCCGGCTCCTGGCCTGCAGGCGGCCCACCGAACGCTCGTGCAGAACGTCAGCATGAACCACGCGGTCTTTACGGCGGCGGTGATGCAGCGGGTCTCGCGGGTGGTGTGGGCGTCGAGTGAAACCACGCTCGGACTTCCCTTCGACCAGCCGCCCCGCTACGCGCCGGTGGACGAGGCACACTATCCGCACCCGGAATCGTCGTATGCGCTGAGCAAGGTGCTGACCGAGACGATGGCCGAGGACGCCGCACGTCACAGTGGTCTGCCCTTCGTGGCGCTGCGTTTCTCGAACATTCTGGGGCCAGCCGAATACCGGACCTTTCCCAGCAGTGCCTGGGCCGATGTGCAGGCCCGTCGGTGGAACCTGTGGGGCTACATCGACGAGCGCGACGCGGCGCTGGCCGTGCGGCTGGCCCTCACCGCGCCGCTGAAGGGCGCAAGCAGTTTTATCATCGCCGCCGCCGACACCGTGATGCCGGTGCCTTCCAGCACGCTGATGGCGCAGGTCTTTCCCGACGTGCCACTGAGCGGGGCGCTGGAAGGATTTCAGACGCTGCTGAGCATCGACCACGCCCGCGAGCACCTGGGATTCGAGCCGCAGCACAGCTGGCGGCACACGCTGACCGAGGATGGGCGCGTGCGGTAG